The following coding sequences are from one Enterococcus sp. 4G2_DIV0659 window:
- a CDS encoding PadR family transcriptional regulator, with protein MNIHKLLPLTETTFYILLSLDQPSHGYAIMQKVEELSHGRVRVAAGTMYGATENLLKQKLIREVPSEDKRRRVYKRTDAGKEVLELEVKRLKELVAIADNLL; from the coding sequence ATGAATATACATAAACTATTGCCACTAACAGAAACAACATTTTATATTTTGCTTTCACTAGATCAACCTTCCCATGGATATGCAATTATGCAAAAAGTTGAAGAGCTGAGTCATGGACGCGTGCGAGTTGCTGCGGGTACCATGTATGGAGCAACAGAAAATTTACTAAAACAGAAATTGATTCGTGAAGTGCCTAGTGAGGATAAACGTCGTCGTGTATACAAGAGAACAGATGCTGGAAAAGAAGTGTTAGAACTTGAAGTCAAACGGTTGAAAGAATTGGTCGCAATTGCTGACAATTTATTATAG